One halophilic archaeon DL31 genomic region harbors:
- a CDS encoding hypothetical protein (KEGG: hla:Hlac_2760 hypothetical protein), translating into MQTEKTINRAKKIDESLEIIAKIEEVVGIPLTDSRRALQVAGEYVTDDSMFVEQMVQAMTEAAGFAIETGHDDLASDAIQNVTDLETLVSDDD; encoded by the coding sequence ATGCAGACCGAAAAAACGATCAACCGTGCGAAGAAGATCGACGAATCGCTAGAAATAATCGCTAAGATCGAAGAAGTGGTCGGAATACCACTGACAGACAGCCGGCGAGCACTACAGGTGGCTGGAGAGTACGTCACGGATGACTCGATGTTCGTGGAACAGATGGTACAAGCAATGACTGAGGCAGCCGGTTTCGCCATCGAGACGGGTCATGACGACTTGGCATCCGACGCCATCCAGAACGTGACTGACCTCGAAACGCTCGTCTCTGACGACGACTAG
- a CDS encoding hypothetical protein (KEGG: hla:Hlac_2759 hypothetical protein), with translation MTDFLEVREDGDSVISGTVSRDELEAELTPLNPRSLFDRRLKTVLRDMLDEADDDEIVVEALVRNADADQ, from the coding sequence ATGACTGATTTCCTGGAAGTGCGAGAAGACGGAGACTCCGTGATTTCTGGAACAGTAAGCCGAGATGAGCTTGAAGCGGAACTGACACCGCTGAACCCACGAAGTTTGTTCGATAGACGACTGAAGACTGTTCTTCGGGATATGCTGGATGAGGCGGACGATGACGAAATCGTCGTCGAAGCCCTCGTCAGAAACGCGGACGCCGACCAGTAG